From Vibrio tritonius, the proteins below share one genomic window:
- a CDS encoding MaoC family dehydratase produces MKVADLLKHRAENLVKHTEFKQWMSPAVREYWGEFLNKANNRQIFAWMKEFNQPANEEVAAPEPIVLSPAAQAVYEELLPKIGEVIHTGDWIMVDQERINQFGKVTEDMQWIHTNPEKAAEQSPFKTTIAHGFLTLALLPKLTDSVDPEHSLFPTAKMVVNIGLNSVRFPYPVKSGSQVRAVSTLSKVTPIKKGLEIEREIKVEIEGVRRPGCIVMSVIQLHF; encoded by the coding sequence ATGAAAGTCGCGGATCTTTTGAAGCATCGTGCTGAAAATCTAGTGAAGCACACTGAATTCAAGCAATGGATGTCTCCGGCAGTACGAGAGTACTGGGGGGAGTTCTTGAACAAAGCCAATAACCGCCAAATATTTGCTTGGATGAAGGAATTTAATCAACCAGCAAATGAAGAAGTGGCCGCACCAGAGCCGATCGTTTTATCGCCGGCAGCTCAGGCAGTGTATGAAGAGTTACTGCCGAAGATTGGTGAGGTTATTCATACTGGCGATTGGATAATGGTTGATCAGGAACGTATCAATCAGTTCGGCAAAGTCACGGAAGATATGCAGTGGATCCACACTAACCCTGAAAAGGCAGCGGAGCAGTCTCCTTTTAAGACAACCATCGCGCATGGTTTTTTAACTTTGGCATTGTTGCCAAAATTGACGGATAGTGTAGACCCTGAGCATTCCCTATTTCCTACCGCTAAAATGGTGGTGAATATTGGATTGAATTCAGTGCGATTCCCATACCCAGTAAAATCAGGTAGTCAGGTGAGAGCGGTTAGTACGCTTTCAAAAGTGACGCCGATAAAGAAAGGTTTGGAGATTGAGCGCGAAATAAAAGTAGAAATCGAAGGCGTGAGACGTCCTGGCTGTATTGTGATGTCCGTTATTCAACTTCACTTTTAA
- a CDS encoding phosphate ABC transporter substrate-binding protein gives MLRVILAALITCSTLAFSAHADEINVSGSTSVARVMDVLAEHYNNQQKQTFIAVHGTDSTSGIMLLKKGISDIAMSSRYLTEGEKDDNLTINTLALDGIAVVININNPVKALTRKQLFDIYKGTLTNWKEVGGQDKQIAVVTREASSGSRYSFETLLGLTRVFKDKLVSTMTPNALVANSNGMVKTLVSHNPQAIGFISYGSVDMSVNSLLIDNVKATSDTIADRQYPLTRPFLILHYPEKNSASVKAFLAYLKSLEAQKIIQDYGYVPMTQK, from the coding sequence ATGTTGCGAGTGATTCTTGCTGCACTTATTACTTGTTCTACCCTCGCATTTTCTGCGCACGCAGATGAAATCAACGTTTCAGGTTCAACGTCAGTCGCTCGTGTGATGGACGTTCTTGCTGAACACTATAACAATCAACAAAAACAAACCTTTATTGCTGTTCATGGCACAGATTCAACCTCTGGAATCATGCTTCTCAAAAAAGGCATTTCTGATATTGCCATGAGCTCTCGCTATCTAACTGAAGGTGAGAAAGATGATAATTTAACCATCAACACTTTAGCGCTTGATGGTATTGCCGTCGTTATTAACATCAATAACCCGGTGAAGGCGTTAACACGAAAACAGTTATTTGATATTTATAAAGGTACGCTGACCAATTGGAAAGAGGTCGGGGGGCAAGATAAACAGATTGCTGTGGTGACACGTGAAGCCTCATCAGGTAGCCGCTATAGTTTTGAAACTCTGCTTGGCTTAACTCGAGTATTCAAAGACAAATTAGTATCAACCATGACACCCAATGCCCTCGTTGCAAACAGCAATGGGATGGTGAAAACACTGGTCAGTCATAATCCACAAGCTATCGGCTTTATTTCTTACGGCTCGGTAGACATGTCGGTAAACTCATTGCTCATTGATAATGTTAAAGCCACCAGCGACACTATCGCCGACCGTCAATACCCGTTAACTCGACCTTTTTTGATTTTGCACTATCCTGAAAAAAATTCCGCTAGCGTAAAAGCGTTTCTCGCTTATCTTAAATCGCTTGAAGCCCAAAAAATAATACAAGATTATGGCTACGTGCCAATGACCCAAAAATAA
- a CDS encoding phosphatase PAP2 family protein → MAKSEKLEKVGDVGQYGIPLVAGAISLYHLDGEGLLELGEGAIWTALSTHILKSTVDATRPDGTDHSFPSAHTSSAAQGAAYLQFRYGYQYGIPAFIAAGVVGYSRIDADRHYWRDVAAGFALGTGIQYLVSQQGWSVTELAIVPYIESKGVGVAVSFRY, encoded by the coding sequence ATGGCCAAAAGTGAGAAGTTAGAGAAAGTAGGGGATGTAGGGCAATATGGTATTCCTTTAGTCGCTGGTGCCATTTCTCTTTACCATCTCGATGGAGAGGGACTGCTCGAATTAGGAGAAGGTGCTATTTGGACGGCTTTGTCGACACATATACTAAAAAGTACCGTTGATGCCACTCGCCCCGATGGAACCGATCATAGTTTCCCTTCAGCACATACGTCGAGTGCAGCGCAAGGTGCTGCCTATTTACAGTTTCGTTATGGTTATCAATATGGTATCCCAGCATTTATTGCCGCTGGGGTCGTTGGCTATTCTCGCATTGATGCCGATAGACATTATTGGCGAGATGTGGCTGCAGGATTTGCGCTTGGGACGGGAATCCAGTACCTAGTCTCTCAACAAGGTTGGTCTGTTACAGAATTAGCCATCGTTCCTTATATTGAGTCGAAAGGGGTTGGTGTTGCGGTCTCATTCCGCTACTGA
- the rnb gene encoding exoribonuclease II: protein MFQDNPLLAQLKQQIQENLPKKEGSIKATDKGFGFLEVDSKTSFFIPPPYMKKCLHGDKVVAIIRTENEREVAEPQELLEPSLTRFIGRIKLFKGKLNVVPDHPQLKKQSLKARTAKGLNPEEFKEGDWVVAHLTRHPLKGDNGFFVEISKKITDADDKIAPWWVTLAENDLPNSEPDGIDNWELKDDSDLVREDLTAVPFVTIDGESTKDMDDALYAKKNADGSFSLTIAIADPTAYITPEDFMDKVARERGFTIYLPGRNIPMLPRDLADELCSLMEGEVRPALCCSVTVDANGVIGEDIRFFAANMQSHARLVYDHVSDWLENGSSDQWTPSDEIAQVVRDLCDFSKARANWRETHAVVFPDRPDYRFELSEDNDVVAIHADMRRTANRLVEESMITANICAGKALRQAFQTGVFNTHAGFKPEKMAEVIELMVANDAPVTTEEELNTVEGFATLRRWLGQQETPYLDNRIRKYQSYSEIGNQPLPHFAMGLDVYATWTSPIRKYGDMINHRMLKAMILDKEPVQTPDETVGEELALHRKHHKIAERNVGDWLYARTLAEEPAKATLFTGEIFDINRAGMRVRVLENGAMAFIPGALIVDSKERIECNGDNGTISIDKEMVYQLGDTLEIVLTEVNQENRSIVAKPTQVFAAPQKAEAPAVEATEPQAKDA, encoded by the coding sequence ATGTTTCAAGACAACCCATTACTTGCCCAGCTTAAACAGCAGATTCAGGAAAACCTACCGAAAAAGGAAGGTTCTATTAAAGCCACAGATAAAGGTTTTGGCTTTTTAGAAGTAGACAGCAAAACTAGCTTTTTCATTCCGCCTCCATACATGAAAAAATGCCTACATGGTGACAAAGTGGTTGCTATTATTCGCACCGAAAATGAACGTGAAGTGGCAGAACCTCAAGAACTATTAGAGCCATCCTTAACTCGTTTTATCGGCCGTATAAAATTATTCAAGGGCAAGTTAAACGTTGTACCTGATCACCCTCAATTGAAAAAGCAGTCATTGAAAGCTCGTACTGCTAAGGGACTGAATCCGGAAGAATTTAAAGAGGGCGATTGGGTTGTTGCTCACTTAACACGCCATCCGCTTAAAGGTGACAATGGCTTTTTTGTTGAGATTTCTAAGAAAATTACCGACGCTGACGACAAAATCGCGCCTTGGTGGGTAACACTGGCCGAAAATGACCTGCCTAATTCAGAACCAGATGGCATTGATAACTGGGAGTTGAAAGACGACTCAGATTTAGTTCGCGAAGACCTAACGGCGGTTCCTTTCGTAACAATTGATGGTGAATCAACCAAAGACATGGATGATGCACTATATGCGAAGAAAAATGCTGACGGTAGCTTTAGCTTAACCATCGCAATTGCGGATCCAACAGCCTACATCACGCCTGAAGACTTTATGGATAAAGTAGCTCGTGAACGTGGATTCACTATCTACCTACCAGGTCGTAACATCCCAATGCTGCCACGTGATCTCGCTGATGAGCTATGTTCACTCATGGAAGGCGAAGTTCGCCCGGCACTATGCTGCAGCGTGACGGTTGATGCAAACGGTGTAATCGGCGAAGATATTCGCTTCTTTGCTGCTAACATGCAGTCACATGCCCGCTTAGTTTATGACCACGTTTCAGACTGGTTAGAAAACGGGTCAAGTGACCAGTGGACTCCGAGCGATGAAATTGCTCAAGTGGTTCGTGATCTTTGTGATTTTTCTAAAGCACGTGCCAACTGGCGTGAAACTCATGCTGTTGTATTCCCAGACCGTCCAGATTACCGCTTTGAATTAAGTGAAGATAACGACGTTGTTGCTATCCATGCTGACATGCGCCGCACCGCGAACCGCTTAGTGGAAGAATCAATGATTACTGCCAATATCTGTGCAGGTAAAGCATTGCGCCAAGCCTTCCAAACAGGCGTATTCAACACTCACGCTGGCTTCAAACCAGAAAAAATGGCGGAAGTGATTGAATTAATGGTAGCCAACGATGCGCCAGTAACAACAGAAGAAGAACTCAACACTGTAGAAGGCTTTGCTACGTTACGTCGCTGGTTGGGTCAACAAGAAACACCTTACCTCGATAACCGTATTCGTAAATACCAAAGCTACAGCGAGATTGGTAACCAACCACTACCACACTTTGCTATGGGTCTGGATGTGTACGCTACATGGACATCACCTATTCGTAAATACGGTGATATGATCAACCACCGCATGCTTAAAGCGATGATTCTGGATAAAGAACCAGTACAAACTCCAGATGAAACCGTTGGTGAAGAACTCGCATTACACCGCAAACACCACAAAATCGCGGAGCGTAATGTTGGCGATTGGTTATACGCCCGCACCTTGGCGGAAGAGCCAGCAAAAGCGACACTCTTTACTGGCGAAATCTTCGATATCAACCGTGCTGGTATGCGCGTACGTGTTTTAGAAAATGGCGCAATGGCCTTTATTCCTGGAGCACTGATTGTCGATAGCAAAGAGCGCATCGAATGTAACGGCGACAACGGTACAATTTCTATTGATAAAGAGATGGTTTACCAATTAGGTGACACACTTGAAATCGTGTTGACGGAAGTAAACCAAGAAAACCGCAGCATCGTTGCCAAACCAACGCAAGTGTTTGCAGCACCACAGAAAGCAGAAGCACCTGCAGTGGAAGCGACGGAACCACAGGCTAAAGACGCTTAA
- a CDS encoding DUF3024 domain-containing protein translates to MTVVNMLQRQIERRAELICQNRNQNLPVDMGKSSFESIEQGVHFLQHHCKLDSSRCEYISAVAKLVWEDDICQWALYVPADEEGEGKWLPYPYLSKSSDLTAMVREVEKDPKSVFWQ, encoded by the coding sequence ATGACGGTCGTGAACATGTTGCAACGTCAGATTGAAAGGCGAGCGGAGCTGATTTGTCAAAACCGTAATCAGAATTTGCCTGTCGATATGGGAAAATCAAGCTTTGAATCAATCGAGCAGGGAGTACATTTCCTACAGCACCATTGTAAATTGGATTCCTCTCGTTGTGAGTATATTAGTGCTGTCGCCAAGTTAGTTTGGGAGGACGATATTTGCCAGTGGGCTCTATACGTCCCTGCTGATGAAGAAGGTGAGGGTAAGTGGTTACCTTATCCTTATTTATCGAAAAGCTCTGATTTAACAGCCATGGTGCGAGAGGTAGAAAAAGACCCCAAATCGGTGTTTTGGCAGTAG
- a CDS encoding DEAD/DEAH box helicase, whose amino-acid sequence MQDTVIQFSDLALNSAILSALDEMGFVQPTPIQAASIPVLLEGRDALGKAQTGTGKTAAFSLPLLSKLELSQRKPQAIVMAPTRELAIQVAAEIKNLGQKISGLKVLEIYGGASIVDQMRALKSGAHIVVGTPGRVKDLITRERLHLDECHTFVLDEADEMLKMGFVDDVTWIMEQAPATAQRVLFSATMPPMVKNIVDRYLRDPARIDVAGSNQTVSKVEQQFWVVKGVEKDEAMSRLLETEETDASIVFVRTRQDTERLADWLSARGFKAAALHGDIPQSLRERTVDHIKQGVIDILVATDVVARGLDVPRITHVFNYDIPFDVESYIHRIGRTGRAGRKGKAILLVRTNQIRMLRTIERVTHSSMEEIQLPHRDKVAESRLTKLASDLEAEKEHKALDKFAELVEKIQGSLEIDATTLAAILLKRQQGKRPLFYVGEDPMIEAIERDKNRRRERRENGRENGRDFGNNNADWETYQLQVGREQGVQVKDIVGALANELGLTKGSIGAIKLAQGHTFVQLPKTMSNDVTNKLRKLRIRQKEVDAVVCDFTDFREPRGRRDGGRRDGGRRDGGRRDGGRRFSSEGNFRGNGGNGDNNGRGNYRGERRFDRNRSGDDRGNFRGERGHGRRQHSQDA is encoded by the coding sequence ATGCAAGATACTGTCATTCAATTTAGTGACTTAGCACTTAACAGTGCAATTCTATCAGCCCTCGATGAAATGGGCTTTGTGCAACCAACACCAATTCAAGCAGCGTCTATCCCTGTTCTGTTAGAAGGACGTGATGCGCTTGGTAAAGCGCAAACCGGTACAGGTAAAACAGCAGCGTTTTCTCTTCCACTGCTGAGCAAGTTAGAACTATCTCAACGTAAACCTCAAGCAATCGTTATGGCTCCAACTCGTGAGTTGGCTATTCAGGTTGCTGCTGAGATTAAGAATCTTGGTCAAAAGATCTCTGGCCTTAAAGTTCTTGAAATTTACGGTGGTGCATCGATCGTTGATCAGATGCGCGCCCTGAAATCTGGTGCCCATATTGTTGTTGGTACTCCAGGTCGTGTTAAAGACTTGATTACTCGTGAGCGTCTCCATCTAGACGAATGTCATACCTTCGTATTGGACGAAGCTGACGAAATGTTAAAAATGGGCTTTGTTGACGATGTTACTTGGATCATGGAGCAGGCTCCAGCAACAGCACAACGCGTGTTGTTCTCTGCAACTATGCCTCCAATGGTTAAAAACATTGTTGACCGTTACCTACGTGATCCAGCTCGTATCGACGTTGCAGGTTCTAACCAAACTGTTTCTAAAGTAGAACAGCAATTCTGGGTAGTGAAAGGTGTTGAAAAAGACGAAGCAATGTCTCGTCTTCTAGAAACTGAAGAAACTGATGCGTCAATCGTATTCGTTCGTACTCGTCAAGATACTGAACGTCTTGCTGATTGGTTAAGTGCACGTGGCTTTAAAGCAGCTGCACTTCACGGTGATATTCCTCAGTCTCTACGTGAACGTACTGTTGATCACATCAAACAAGGTGTTATCGACATTCTAGTAGCAACTGACGTAGTAGCACGTGGTCTTGATGTGCCACGTATTACACACGTATTTAACTACGATATTCCATTTGACGTAGAATCTTACATCCACCGTATTGGTCGTACTGGTCGTGCTGGACGTAAAGGTAAGGCGATCCTATTGGTTCGTACTAACCAAATCCGCATGCTACGCACTATTGAGCGCGTAACTCACTCTTCTATGGAAGAAATCCAGTTACCACACCGCGATAAAGTAGCAGAGTCTCGTTTGACTAAGCTTGCGAGCGATTTGGAAGCAGAAAAAGAACACAAAGCTCTAGATAAATTTGCTGAACTTGTAGAGAAAATTCAAGGTTCTCTAGAAATTGACGCAACAACTCTTGCCGCTATTCTGCTAAAACGCCAACAAGGTAAACGTCCATTGTTCTACGTTGGTGAAGACCCAATGATAGAAGCGATTGAACGTGATAAGAATCGTCGTCGTGAACGTCGTGAAAACGGTCGTGAAAACGGTCGTGATTTCGGTAACAACAACGCAGATTGGGAAACTTATCAGTTACAAGTTGGCCGTGAGCAAGGCGTACAAGTGAAAGACATTGTTGGTGCACTAGCAAACGAACTAGGCCTAACTAAAGGTTCTATTGGTGCAATCAAACTGGCTCAAGGTCATACTTTTGTACAGTTGCCAAAAACCATGTCTAACGATGTGACTAACAAACTACGTAAACTACGTATTCGCCAAAAAGAAGTTGACGCAGTTGTATGTGACTTCACTGATTTCCGCGAGCCTCGTGGTCGTCGTGATGGTGGTCGCCGCGATGGTGGTCGTCGTGACGGTGGTCGTCGTGATGGCGGTCGTCGTTTCAGCAGTGAAGGTAACTTCCGTGGTAACGGTGGTAACGGTGATAACAATGGCCGTGGTAACTACCGTGGTGAACGTCGTTTTGACCGTAACCGTAGTGGTGATGATCGCGGTAACTTCCGTGGTGAGCGTGGCCATGGTCGCCGTCAGCACAGCCAAGACGCATAA
- a CDS encoding cytochrome ubiquinol oxidase subunit I: MLETLILSRIQFAANISFHILFPTLTIALGWLLVFYKWRFNRTGDSLWLTVYYFWVKVFALTFALGVVSGITMSFQFGTNWPGFMEKVGNVAGPLLGYEVMTAFFMEATFLGVMLFGRGRVPEWLHTLATVLVAVGTTISAFWILVLNSWMHTPQGHQLIDGVVHVVSWYEVIFNPSLPYRFAHMLLASALTACFVTAGVSAYQLLKDKAFSPAKRAFKVAVTAAAVLAPLQMFVGDLHGLNTLEHQPAKIAAMEGVWETEKGAPLLVFALPNEEKRTNDWAIEIPNLASLILTHDINGELQGLNEFAPDHPPVKPLFFGFRIMVGVGVLMLLMSWFGAWRVHRTGYLSPLVLKTFVVMTFSGWVATLAGWYVTEVGRQPWLVTGVLRTADAVTPVAGSSVALSLALYLVTYVALLYAYLRTIFYLARKGVSEEAKLAIVPQEKQA; encoded by the coding sequence ATGTTAGAAACTCTGATCCTGTCGCGTATTCAATTTGCCGCCAACATCAGCTTCCACATTCTATTTCCCACTTTGACGATAGCGCTTGGGTGGTTGCTGGTATTTTACAAATGGCGCTTTAATCGTACAGGCGATTCTCTGTGGCTGACAGTTTATTACTTTTGGGTAAAGGTGTTTGCACTGACTTTTGCGTTAGGTGTGGTGTCCGGTATTACCATGAGTTTTCAGTTTGGAACCAATTGGCCTGGGTTTATGGAAAAAGTCGGTAATGTAGCTGGGCCTTTACTGGGTTATGAAGTGATGACTGCCTTTTTCATGGAAGCTACTTTCCTTGGTGTGATGTTATTTGGTCGGGGACGAGTTCCTGAATGGCTACATACCCTTGCCACAGTGCTGGTGGCGGTGGGGACGACCATCTCGGCATTCTGGATACTGGTTCTCAACAGTTGGATGCACACTCCGCAAGGGCATCAGTTAATTGACGGCGTCGTGCATGTGGTCAGTTGGTATGAGGTGATATTTAACCCATCATTGCCATATCGATTTGCCCATATGTTGCTGGCTTCTGCTTTAACTGCGTGTTTTGTTACCGCTGGTGTGTCTGCATACCAATTACTTAAGGACAAGGCTTTTAGTCCAGCGAAACGGGCGTTCAAAGTGGCTGTAACAGCCGCTGCTGTTCTAGCGCCGTTGCAAATGTTCGTTGGTGACTTGCATGGCCTCAACACCTTGGAGCATCAACCTGCGAAAATTGCGGCAATGGAAGGCGTGTGGGAAACCGAGAAGGGCGCGCCACTGCTGGTTTTTGCTCTACCAAATGAAGAGAAAAGAACGAATGATTGGGCGATTGAAATACCCAACTTAGCTAGCCTAATTTTGACTCATGATATCAATGGTGAGTTGCAAGGGTTAAATGAATTTGCACCGGACCATCCACCAGTTAAGCCACTGTTTTTTGGTTTTCGGATTATGGTTGGCGTCGGTGTGCTGATGTTACTGATGAGTTGGTTTGGCGCTTGGCGAGTTCATCGTACAGGTTACCTGTCGCCTTTGGTACTTAAAACCTTTGTCGTGATGACCTTTTCTGGCTGGGTTGCCACTCTTGCTGGCTGGTATGTTACCGAAGTAGGGCGTCAACCCTGGTTAGTCACAGGGGTGCTAAGAACCGCTGACGCCGTCACGCCCGTTGCTGGATCTTCGGTTGCTTTGTCGTTAGCGCTCTATCTCGTTACCTATGTCGCATTATTGTATGCCTATTTACGCACCATCTTCTATCTCGCACGCAAGGGCGTATCTGAAGAGGCAAAACTTGCAATTGTCCCACAGGAGAAACAGGCATGA
- a CDS encoding transposase codes for MTTARSQLICPDITPYYHCVSRCVRRSYLCGVDNLTGKSYEHRRDWIEQRILSLADVYLIQICSYAVMSNHYHLVVCIDKESALALSDLEVVERWNAEHQLPPIIQRWLAGDIQSESEKDACNQFISEWRERLYSLSWFMRELNYNIAVQANKEDQCTGRFWEGRFKSQALLDEKALLAAMAYVDLNPVRAKMVDTPEKSDFTSIKARLTSLEKGETTTPSLANFMGYEHHDKAQGIPFQLSDYLELVDWIGRQIRPDKPGYIHDSQPNILTRLSLTQTDCLTLCTDLEKKPRVWVGTTARLHHAKTVLNKKRMVALHIA; via the coding sequence ATGACTACCGCTCGCTCACAGCTAATTTGCCCCGACATCACGCCTTATTATCACTGCGTGTCTCGCTGTGTGCGTCGCTCCTATCTATGCGGTGTTGATAACCTCACTGGAAAATCTTATGAGCATCGTAGAGATTGGATTGAGCAACGAATTCTTAGTCTTGCCGATGTTTATCTGATTCAAATCTGCTCCTATGCCGTAATGAGTAATCATTACCATCTCGTTGTTTGTATTGATAAAGAGAGCGCTTTAGCCCTTTCAGACTTAGAAGTAGTTGAACGCTGGAACGCGGAGCACCAACTGCCACCGATTATTCAACGTTGGTTAGCAGGGGATATTCAATCTGAGTCGGAAAAAGACGCGTGCAATCAATTCATTAGCGAGTGGCGAGAACGACTTTATTCCCTCAGTTGGTTTATGAGAGAGCTTAATTACAACATTGCCGTTCAAGCTAATAAAGAAGATCAATGTACTGGGCGCTTTTGGGAAGGTCGATTCAAATCACAAGCACTGCTCGATGAAAAAGCCTTGCTGGCAGCCATGGCGTATGTCGACTTAAATCCAGTTCGAGCCAAAATGGTCGATACACCAGAAAAATCTGACTTCACCTCAATTAAAGCGAGACTAACGAGTTTAGAGAAAGGAGAAACCACTACACCATCACTCGCGAATTTCATGGGCTATGAGCATCATGATAAAGCGCAAGGTATCCCTTTTCAGCTCAGTGACTACCTTGAGTTAGTGGATTGGATTGGCCGACAAATAAGGCCAGATAAGCCTGGCTATATCCATGATTCACAGCCCAATATACTTACAAGACTCTCGTTAACCCAAACTGACTGTTTAACACTGTGTACTGACCTAGAGAAAAAACCACGTGTTTGGGTTGGAACCACAGCACGTTTACACCACGCCAAAACTGTTCTGAACAAGAAAAGAATGGTCGCATTGCACATTGCTTAA
- a CDS encoding sensor domain-containing diguanylate cyclase: MSDYNEFDILLNALSEHVFVLSETGRYVNAFGGQENSRIEDSKANVGKTINDVFPQRLAKIYLSYIQRTLQEQCTQKVIYQFSREEMGDSYPGLPGTDEIWFEGTIKPLPLIINNERTVLWTAKNITEQRLIEQRLKVLSEIDELTSIANRRTIVERIDSAIKEFQEFGRIFTLLIFDIDKFKRINDTFGHPAGDRVIRHVANIAQRELRSRDCIGRLGGDEFLVLLRDTDIGNAVSVSEKLRKCIAHTTCSFPNFEVLLTISIGLAEIGVGDLEVHHLITRADQALYHAKKHGRNKTCCYDASMEEGMDEPAKAKHWVMYKQDSDDPIR, encoded by the coding sequence ATGAGCGATTACAACGAATTTGATATTTTGCTAAATGCGCTGTCAGAACATGTTTTCGTTTTATCTGAAACAGGCCGATATGTGAATGCTTTTGGTGGTCAAGAAAATAGCCGTATCGAAGACAGCAAGGCTAATGTCGGTAAGACAATTAATGATGTTTTTCCGCAAAGACTTGCGAAGATTTACTTGTCATATATTCAAAGAACACTACAAGAGCAGTGTACCCAGAAAGTCATCTATCAATTCTCCAGAGAAGAAATGGGTGATAGTTATCCTGGATTACCAGGTACCGATGAAATTTGGTTCGAAGGAACAATAAAACCGCTTCCACTTATCATTAATAATGAACGCACTGTGCTGTGGACGGCAAAAAATATCACCGAGCAACGTTTGATCGAACAGCGTTTGAAAGTGCTTTCAGAGATTGATGAACTCACTTCCATCGCTAATCGTCGTACTATTGTTGAACGTATAGATTCTGCTATCAAAGAGTTTCAAGAGTTTGGTCGTATTTTTACTTTATTGATCTTTGATATCGATAAATTCAAGCGCATTAATGACACGTTCGGACATCCTGCTGGCGACCGTGTTATTCGACATGTTGCTAATATTGCACAAAGGGAATTGCGGTCCAGAGATTGTATAGGTCGGCTGGGCGGAGATGAATTTTTAGTGCTCTTGCGAGATACGGATATTGGTAATGCAGTTTCGGTGAGTGAGAAGTTACGCAAGTGTATCGCTCATACGACGTGCTCATTTCCAAACTTTGAGGTGTTGCTTACAATTAGTATCGGCCTAGCGGAAATCGGTGTGGGTGATCTAGAGGTGCACCATTTGATAACCCGTGCAGACCAAGCTCTGTATCATGCTAAAAAACACGGCCGCAATAAAACCTGTTGTTACGATGCCTCAATGGAAGAGGGAATGGATGAGCCTGCTAAAGCCAAACACTGGGTGATGTACAAGCAAGATAGCGATGATCCCATTCGTTAG
- a CDS encoding cytochrome d ubiquinol oxidase subunit II, with the protein MMHYLPEIYLLLLGFTVFMYAVLDGYDLGIGMLLPMHSEPQRDRMIASIGPFWDANETWLVLAVGILLIAFPAAHSLIFTELYFPTTLMLIGLIMRGVSFDFRAKAKADHKDSWDNCFKLGSFIAASTQGYMMGRYVLGFADGAAAYAFAILSALCVTAAYIYIGGTWLVLKTEGQLQVKAARWSRKAGYVALFGIMAVSIANPLVSTHVAERWFQFPAVLMLAPVPVIVIGLVLAIDRYLVRVPTREDFGAHLPFTGVITLFALSFFGLAYSFFPEVVPGKFTAQQAASAPETLLITGFGVMVVMPMILIYTFIVYRIFKGKASELSYK; encoded by the coding sequence ATGATGCATTATTTACCCGAAATCTACTTATTGTTGCTTGGCTTTACGGTATTTATGTATGCCGTGCTTGATGGCTATGATCTCGGTATAGGAATGTTACTGCCGATGCACAGTGAACCACAACGAGACCGAATGATTGCTTCAATTGGGCCCTTTTGGGATGCCAACGAAACATGGCTGGTATTGGCGGTAGGCATTTTGTTGATTGCTTTTCCTGCTGCCCATAGCCTAATTTTTACTGAACTGTATTTTCCTACCACCTTGATGTTAATCGGCTTAATTATGCGAGGCGTGTCGTTTGACTTTAGAGCAAAAGCGAAAGCAGATCACAAGGACAGCTGGGATAACTGTTTTAAATTGGGTTCGTTTATCGCAGCCAGCACGCAAGGCTACATGATGGGACGTTATGTATTGGGATTTGCCGATGGCGCAGCTGCTTATGCTTTCGCAATATTAAGTGCACTTTGTGTCACTGCTGCGTACATCTACATTGGCGGCACGTGGTTAGTATTAAAAACAGAAGGCCAACTTCAAGTAAAAGCAGCGCGCTGGTCGCGTAAAGCCGGGTATGTTGCTTTGTTTGGCATTATGGCGGTCAGTATTGCTAACCCTCTGGTAAGCACTCATGTCGCGGAACGTTGGTTTCAGTTTCCGGCAGTACTGATGTTAGCTCCGGTGCCTGTCATTGTGATTGGCTTAGTATTGGCTATCGATCGGTATTTAGTTCGAGTGCCAACGCGCGAAGATTTTGGTGCGCATTTGCCGTTTACTGGGGTTATTACTCTATTTGCCTTAAGTTTTTTTGGTTTAGCATACAGTTTCTTTCCTGAAGTGGTTCCGGGGAAGTTTACTGCGCAACAGGCTGCAAGTGCTCCAGAAACTTTGTTGATAACAGGGTTTGGTGTGATGGTCGTGATGCCTATGATTCTGATTTATACCTTTATTGTGTATCGAATCTTTAAAGGAAAAGCCTCAGAACTCAGCTATAAATAA